From Methylosinus sp. C49, one genomic window encodes:
- a CDS encoding alpha/beta fold hydrolase: MRFLRPVAYAALGALALFPIALVGLVHALTAPAPATVKAPEDLPVTRFTLTPSGGVNVQGWFVAGAPERGGVLLLHGVRANRLAMIARMRFLNAAGYSVAAIDFRAHGESTGDKITFGRDESADAAAALSYMREKLPGRKIAVIGQSLGGAAALLGQGPITADAFVLESVYPDIDRAIDDRLTAPLGPLGHLVTPALLVVGRTMTGLDPEFLRPIDRIEKIRAPVFVISGVRDPNTHIDEARELFARAPKPKAFWAVEGVGHEDIYFRTNAEYRERILSFFGEHL; this comes from the coding sequence ATGAGATTTTTGCGCCCAGTTGCTTACGCCGCACTTGGCGCGCTCGCGCTTTTTCCGATCGCGCTCGTCGGTCTCGTGCATGCGCTGACTGCCCCCGCGCCGGCGACCGTAAAGGCGCCGGAGGATCTGCCCGTGACGCGCTTCACGCTCACCCCGAGCGGCGGCGTGAATGTCCAAGGCTGGTTCGTGGCGGGCGCGCCCGAACGCGGCGGCGTGCTGCTCTTGCATGGCGTGCGCGCCAACCGGCTCGCGATGATCGCCCGAATGCGCTTTTTGAACGCCGCTGGCTATTCCGTCGCCGCGATCGACTTTCGCGCGCATGGCGAGAGCACGGGCGACAAAATCACTTTCGGTCGAGACGAGAGCGCCGACGCAGCCGCGGCGCTCTCCTATATGCGAGAAAAATTGCCGGGTCGTAAGATCGCCGTGATCGGGCAGTCGCTCGGCGGCGCCGCGGCGCTGCTGGGACAGGGGCCGATCACGGCCGACGCCTTCGTGCTCGAATCCGTCTATCCTGATATCGACCGCGCCATCGACGACCGTTTGACGGCGCCTCTCGGTCCGCTCGGCCATCTCGTGACGCCGGCGCTGCTCGTCGTCGGGCGGACAATGACAGGGCTGGACCCGGAGTTCCTGCGTCCGATCGACCGGATCGAAAAGATCCGCGCGCCGGTGTTCGTCATTTCGGGCGTCCGCGATCCCAATACCCATATCGACGAAGCGCGCGAGCTTTTCGCCCGCGCTCCGAAGCCGAAGGCCTTCTGGGCCGTGGAAGGGGTCGGCCACGAGGACATTTATTTCCGCACCAACGCCGAATATCGCGAGAGGATCCTGAGCTTTTTCGGCGAGCATCTGTGA
- a CDS encoding helix-turn-helix transcriptional regulator: MEMRETLARNLRKYRRAQRLSQEELGHRAELDRTYISSIERCVYAATVDVVGRLADALGIPALELLRPGNESAETKSSSTTSAESASTKAQAKKGAKPSRKSEEPVQRRATRKKPGP, translated from the coding sequence ATGGAAATGCGAGAGACGCTGGCGCGCAATCTGAGGAAATATCGACGGGCGCAACGCCTGTCGCAGGAGGAGCTCGGCCATCGGGCAGAGCTCGACCGCACCTATATCAGCTCGATCGAACGCTGCGTCTATGCGGCGACGGTCGACGTCGTCGGCCGCCTCGCCGACGCGCTCGGAATCCCGGCGCTCGAGCTTCTGAGGCCGGGGAACGAAAGCGCGGAGACGAAATCGTCGTCGACGACATCGGCGGAAAGCGCGAGCACGAAGGCGCAGGCCAAGAAAGGCGCAAAGCCCTCTCGGAAAAGCGAGGAGCCCGTGCAAAGGCGGGCGACTCGAAAAAAGCCGGGTCCATAG